One genomic window of Vibrio parahaemolyticus includes the following:
- a CDS encoding DUF2835 domain-containing protein yields the protein MKHYYFTLNIPYQTFLSHYSGAASSVQVITNNGLRLQLPAAKFRPFLSQLGVRGRFRLTTDQNNKFLKLETL from the coding sequence ATGAAGCACTATTACTTTACGCTGAATATTCCTTATCAAACATTTCTGTCCCATTACTCGGGAGCCGCAAGTTCCGTTCAAGTCATAACAAACAACGGCTTAAGGCTACAACTTCCTGCAGCTAAATTTAGACCATTTCTTAGCCAATTAGGAGTAAGAGGGCGATTTAGGCTAACAACTGACCAAAATAACAAGTTTCTAAAGTTAGAAACTCTGTGA
- the pepN gene encoding aminopeptidase N has product MSQAPQAKYRKDYQAPSHTITEIDLTFDLYDNDTIVTALSKVVQKGESTTLELDGEGLELRSVKVNGEDWAHHEVKEASLVLSDLPAEFELEIITKIDPEANTALEGLYKSGGAFCTQCEAEGFRRITYYLDRPDVLAKYTTKVIADKATYPYLLSNGNRIAQGEAENGRHWVQWQDPHPKPAYLFALVAGDFDVLRDKYTTMSGRNVDLEIFVDKGNLDRAGHAMTSLINSMKWDEERFGLEYDLDIYMIVAVDFFNMGAMENKGLNIFNSKFVLANDQTATDRDYLGIEAVIGHEYFHNWTGNRVTCRDWFQLSLKEGLTVFRDQEFSSDLGSRAVNRIDNVRIIRGPQFAEDASPMSHPIRPDKVIEMNNFYTLTVYEKGSEVIRMYHTLLGEEGFQKGMKLYFERHDGTAATCEDFVSAMEDATGVDLKQFRLWYSQSGTPTLRVNSEYNAEAKTYALTVEQFTEATQDQAEKQALHIPFDIELYDSKGQIIPLIINGESVHNVLDIKQDKQTFVFENVAEQPVPSLLREFSAPVKLKYDYSDAELIFLMKHATNDFARWDASQMLLAKYIRQNVNNVQTGSEVQLSEDLIDAFRGVLLDENLEPAFIAQVFSLPSINEITGWYKQIDVDAVDTVLNSITVSLSAALEDELSATYHTLKQAEYTIDHAAIGKRALRNQCLQFLAHTDKGNTLVKAQYEAANNMTDTIAAMSAANSSQLECREELMADYSDKWKHDGLVMDKWFALQGTNPAEDALEKVKATMNHEAFSLKNPNRTRSLIGSFLAANPVRFHDKSGSGYQFAGEILRQLNDSNPQVASRMIDPLLKFRKYDEARQAMIRAELEKLKAMDNLAKDLFEKVTKALDE; this is encoded by the coding sequence ATGTCTCAAGCTCCCCAGGCGAAATATCGTAAAGATTATCAAGCGCCATCCCACACAATTACTGAGATTGATCTTACGTTTGATCTTTACGACAACGACACCATCGTTACTGCACTATCAAAAGTAGTTCAAAAGGGTGAATCAACGACTCTAGAACTGGATGGTGAAGGGTTAGAGCTTCGTTCAGTTAAGGTGAACGGCGAAGATTGGGCGCATCATGAAGTAAAAGAGGCGTCCCTAGTACTGTCTGACTTACCTGCTGAGTTCGAACTTGAAATCATCACTAAAATTGATCCTGAAGCCAACACCGCACTTGAAGGTCTGTACAAATCTGGTGGTGCATTCTGTACACAGTGTGAAGCAGAAGGCTTCCGCCGCATCACGTATTACTTAGATCGCCCAGACGTACTGGCAAAATACACAACCAAAGTCATTGCAGATAAAGCAACATATCCATACTTGCTCAGCAATGGTAACCGTATTGCACAAGGCGAAGCAGAGAACGGTCGTCATTGGGTGCAATGGCAAGATCCACATCCAAAACCAGCTTATCTATTTGCGCTTGTCGCTGGTGATTTTGATGTTCTTCGCGATAAATACACCACAATGTCTGGTCGCAACGTTGACCTAGAAATCTTTGTCGATAAAGGCAACTTAGACCGAGCGGGTCACGCGATGACATCGCTAATCAACTCAATGAAGTGGGACGAAGAACGCTTTGGTCTAGAATACGACCTCGATATTTACATGATCGTGGCGGTTGATTTCTTCAACATGGGCGCTATGGAGAACAAAGGCCTAAATATCTTTAACTCTAAGTTTGTTCTGGCGAATGACCAAACGGCGACAGACCGAGATTACTTGGGTATTGAAGCTGTGATTGGCCATGAATACTTCCATAACTGGACAGGCAACCGCGTGACTTGCCGTGATTGGTTCCAGCTGAGCCTAAAAGAAGGTTTGACGGTGTTCCGTGATCAAGAGTTTTCTTCTGACTTAGGTTCACGTGCGGTAAATCGAATCGACAACGTGCGCATTATTCGTGGCCCTCAGTTTGCTGAAGATGCAAGCCCAATGTCACACCCAATTCGTCCTGACAAAGTTATTGAAATGAATAACTTTTATACACTGACCGTTTATGAGAAGGGCAGTGAAGTGATTCGTATGTACCACACTTTGCTTGGCGAGGAAGGCTTCCAAAAAGGTATGAAGCTTTACTTTGAGCGTCACGACGGTACAGCGGCAACATGTGAAGACTTCGTTTCTGCAATGGAAGATGCAACGGGCGTTGACCTTAAGCAATTCCGTCTATGGTATAGCCAATCTGGTACACCAACACTTCGTGTAAACAGCGAATACAACGCTGAAGCCAAAACTTACGCGCTAACAGTTGAGCAATTTACTGAAGCAACGCAAGACCAAGCAGAAAAACAAGCACTGCACATTCCATTCGATATCGAGCTGTATGATTCGAAAGGTCAGATTATCCCACTGATCATTAACGGCGAATCAGTTCACAATGTTTTGGACATCAAGCAAGATAAACAAACATTTGTGTTCGAGAATGTCGCAGAACAACCAGTGCCTTCATTGTTACGCGAGTTCTCTGCGCCAGTTAAATTGAAATACGATTACAGCGACGCAGAACTGATCTTCCTAATGAAGCACGCAACCAACGATTTTGCTCGTTGGGATGCAAGCCAAATGCTATTAGCGAAGTACATTCGACAAAATGTCAACAATGTCCAAACGGGCAGTGAGGTTCAACTTTCAGAAGATCTTATCGATGCATTCCGCGGCGTATTATTGGATGAAAACTTAGAGCCTGCATTTATCGCTCAAGTCTTCTCATTGCCATCTATCAATGAAATCACAGGCTGGTACAAACAGATTGATGTAGATGCAGTTGATACGGTTTTAAATAGCATTACAGTGTCACTTTCTGCCGCATTGGAAGACGAACTAAGTGCCACTTACCACACGCTAAAACAAGCCGAATACACCATCGACCATGCAGCAATCGGCAAACGTGCGTTGCGTAATCAATGTCTTCAGTTCTTAGCTCATACAGACAAAGGTAACACGTTAGTTAAAGCGCAGTATGAAGCTGCCAATAACATGACCGATACCATTGCAGCTATGAGTGCAGCGAATAGTTCTCAACTGGAATGTCGTGAAGAGCTGATGGCTGATTACAGCGATAAGTGGAAACATGACGGTTTAGTTATGGATAAATGGTTTGCACTGCAGGGGACTAACCCAGCAGAAGATGCACTTGAAAAAGTGAAAGCAACCATGAATCACGAAGCGTTCAGCTTGAAGAACCCGAACCGCACGCGCAGCTTAATTGGCTCGTTCTTGGCTGCAAACCCAGTTCGTTTCCACGACAAATCGGGTTCTGGTTACCAATTTGCCGGTGAAATTCTTCGTCAGTTGAACGACTCCAACCCTCAAGTTGCATCTCGCATGATTGATCCTCTGCTGAAGTTCCGTAAATACGATGAAGCTCGCCAAGCGATGATTCGTGCAGAACTTGAAAAACTAAAAGCAATGGACAACCTTGCCAAAGACCTGTTTGAAAAAGTGACTAAAGCACTAGACGAATAG
- the prc gene encoding carboxy terminal-processing peptidase, with the protein MNCRSKVTLIAASLWLAASAQALEAKLHKDDLPVLAPEVQHETASKRVTSRFTRSHYKHFNLNDDFSKAIFERYVEMLDYNRNIFTQADIDSFKDWSIELDDQLKAGNNKIAFDVYNLSMQKRFERFAYAMTLLDKEIKFDNADEIELDRSEAAWPKDEAELNELWRKRVKYDALNLKLTGKEWPEIKEVLEKRYNNAMKRITQTNNEDAFQLYMNAFARQVDPHTSYLSPRNAEQFQSEMNLSLEGIGAVLQMTDDYTVIRSLVVGGPASKSKQLGEGDRIIGVGQDGEEIVDVIGWRLDDVVQLIKGPKGTKVNLQILPEGNDAKSYIVTIVRDKVRLEDRAVKSEIIEKDGKKIGVLEVPSFYVGLSQDTDKLLNDLKAKNVDGIIVDLRNNGGGALTEATALTGLFIKEGPVVQVRDSYGRIKVNADTDGLVSYDGPLTVLINRYSASASEIFAAAMQDYNRAVILGENSFGKGTVQQHRSLNHIYDLFDKELGYVQYTIQKFYRIDGGSTQNRGVAPDIAYPTPIDPSETGESVEDNALPWDSIDKATYQTFPDNDKLIANLTELHNKRIADEMEFRFINEDIEKYRKEKDDNMLSLNEKVRKDESDKAEALRLKRINERQTALGKKTFKSLDDVPKDYEAPDVYLDESVAIMVDMLKAPKQS; encoded by the coding sequence ATGAATTGCCGTTCAAAAGTGACCCTGATTGCTGCTAGCTTATGGCTAGCAGCATCAGCTCAGGCTCTCGAAGCCAAACTACATAAAGATGACTTGCCGGTTCTCGCTCCTGAAGTTCAGCACGAAACAGCCAGCAAACGAGTCACCTCTCGATTTACCCGCTCTCATTATAAGCATTTCAATCTAAACGATGATTTCTCTAAAGCGATCTTTGAACGCTATGTAGAAATGCTTGATTACAATAGAAATATTTTCACTCAAGCGGATATCGATTCCTTCAAAGATTGGTCAATTGAACTTGATGACCAGCTTAAAGCTGGTAACAACAAGATTGCTTTTGATGTTTACAATCTTTCTATGCAAAAACGTTTTGAACGTTTCGCCTACGCGATGACTTTGCTCGACAAAGAGATCAAGTTTGATAACGCAGACGAGATTGAACTAGATCGATCAGAAGCCGCATGGCCAAAGGATGAAGCTGAGCTTAATGAGTTGTGGCGTAAACGCGTGAAATATGACGCTTTGAATCTAAAACTGACGGGCAAAGAATGGCCTGAAATTAAAGAAGTTTTAGAGAAGCGTTATAACAACGCGATGAAGCGTATCACACAGACCAACAATGAAGACGCGTTCCAGCTTTATATGAACGCCTTCGCAAGACAGGTCGATCCTCATACTAGTTACCTTTCTCCTCGTAACGCAGAGCAATTCCAATCAGAAATGAACCTGTCTCTTGAAGGGATTGGTGCCGTTTTGCAAATGACAGATGACTACACTGTTATTCGTTCACTGGTAGTTGGTGGCCCTGCGTCTAAGAGTAAGCAACTTGGTGAAGGGGACCGCATCATTGGTGTTGGTCAAGACGGTGAAGAAATTGTCGATGTGATTGGCTGGCGTCTGGATGATGTAGTTCAATTAATCAAAGGCCCTAAAGGAACAAAGGTTAATCTACAAATCTTACCAGAAGGTAATGACGCAAAGAGTTACATTGTCACAATTGTGCGCGACAAAGTTCGTTTAGAAGACCGAGCGGTTAAGTCTGAGATCATTGAGAAAGACGGCAAGAAGATTGGTGTTCTTGAAGTACCAAGTTTCTACGTCGGTCTTTCACAAGACACAGACAAGCTACTTAATGACCTAAAAGCGAAAAACGTTGACGGTATCATCGTTGATTTACGTAACAACGGTGGTGGTGCTCTTACTGAAGCAACAGCACTTACTGGCCTCTTCATTAAAGAAGGCCCAGTCGTACAAGTGCGCGACAGCTATGGCCGCATCAAAGTTAATGCTGATACCGACGGACTGGTAAGTTACGATGGTCCTTTGACGGTATTAATCAACCGCTACAGTGCATCGGCATCTGAAATTTTCGCAGCTGCAATGCAAGACTACAACCGCGCCGTCATTCTTGGCGAAAACTCGTTTGGTAAAGGTACGGTTCAGCAGCATCGTTCATTGAATCATATCTACGATCTTTTCGATAAAGAGCTCGGTTATGTTCAATATACGATTCAAAAGTTCTACCGCATCGATGGCGGCAGTACTCAGAACCGTGGTGTAGCGCCAGACATTGCGTACCCAACACCAATTGATCCGAGTGAAACCGGTGAAAGTGTTGAAGACAATGCTCTGCCTTGGGATAGCATCGATAAGGCGACTTATCAGACATTTCCAGATAACGACAAGTTGATTGCAAACTTGACAGAACTTCACAATAAGCGAATCGCTGATGAGATGGAATTCCGTTTCATAAACGAAGACATTGAGAAGTATCGTAAAGAAAAAGACGACAACATGTTGTCTCTAAACGAGAAAGTCCGCAAAGACGAGTCAGATAAAGCAGAAGCATTACGTTTGAAACGTATTAATGAACGTCAAACGGCCTTGGGTAAGAAAACATTCAAATCTTTGGATGATGTGCCTAAAGACTACGAAGCACCTGATGTTTATTTAGATGAATCTGTTGCGATTATGGTTGATATGCTTAAAGCACCAAAACAGTCATAA
- the proQ gene encoding RNA chaperone ProQ, whose translation MTEKLKNSKEVIAYIAECFPKCFTLEGEAKPLKIGIFQDLAERLNEDEKVSKTQLRAALRQYTSSWRYLHGVKPGAVRVDLDGNPCGELEEEHVEHAKATLAESKAKVQARRKEQAQKAREEGKAKAKPAANKKPQQPRRTNKPKVQKPTKPVETRALNADEITVGNAVNVNMGKGNMAATIVEINKDDVRVQLANGLQMVVKAEHLRA comes from the coding sequence ATGACTGAAAAGTTAAAAAACAGCAAAGAAGTTATCGCATATATTGCTGAATGTTTCCCTAAGTGCTTTACTTTAGAAGGTGAAGCAAAACCTCTGAAAATTGGTATTTTTCAAGATCTTGCGGAACGTCTAAATGAAGACGAAAAAGTAAGCAAAACTCAGCTTCGTGCAGCGTTAAGACAGTACACTTCATCATGGCGTTACCTACACGGTGTAAAACCAGGTGCGGTACGTGTTGACCTAGATGGCAACCCTTGTGGTGAACTAGAAGAAGAACACGTAGAACACGCTAAAGCGACACTTGCTGAAAGCAAAGCGAAAGTTCAAGCTCGTCGTAAAGAACAAGCACAGAAAGCTCGTGAAGAGGGTAAGGCGAAAGCAAAACCAGCGGCTAATAAAAAGCCTCAACAGCCTCGCCGTACTAACAAACCAAAAGTACAAAAACCAACTAAGCCTGTAGAAACGCGCGCTCTAAATGCTGATGAAATCACAGTAGGCAATGCAGTAAACGTGAACATGGGCAAAGGAAACATGGCAGCGACCATTGTTGAAATCAATAAGGATGATGTACGTGTTCAACTTGCTAACGGCCTACAAATGGTTGTAAAAGCGGAGCACTTGCGCGCATAA
- a CDS encoding GAF domain-containing protein, which translates to MNIEQYQRLTKQAVALIESEPDFIANLANLSSLLFMELEDLNWAGFYLTKGDELVLGPFQGKPACVRIPMGRGVCGTAAKTNTTQRVYDVHEFEGHIACDAASNSEIVIPFSINGKVAGVLDIDSPSIGRFNETDEEGLTHFMSEVEKLLNSHANDA; encoded by the coding sequence ATGAACATAGAACAATACCAACGACTCACCAAACAAGCAGTAGCCCTAATTGAATCTGAGCCAGACTTTATCGCTAACTTGGCGAACCTGAGCTCTTTACTATTTATGGAGCTTGAAGACCTCAACTGGGCAGGCTTCTACCTAACAAAAGGGGATGAGCTTGTATTAGGCCCATTCCAAGGTAAACCAGCTTGCGTTCGTATCCCAATGGGACGAGGCGTTTGTGGTACAGCTGCAAAAACAAATACTACTCAAAGAGTATACGACGTTCACGAATTTGAAGGTCATATCGCATGTGATGCCGCGAGTAATTCTGAAATTGTGATTCCGTTTTCAATCAATGGAAAAGTTGCTGGCGTATTGGATATCGATAGCCCAAGTATCGGTCGATTCAATGAAACAGACGAGGAAGGTCTCACTCATTTTATGTCAGAAGTAGAAAAGCTGCTTAATTCACACGCGAACGACGCATAA
- a CDS encoding ABC transporter ATP-binding protein — protein sequence MIPKNDTISRSWLITQVKKHKSKLILANLIAIVATLISVPIPLLMPLMVDEVLLDKPASGLSAMNAVLPEAWHTPTGYIFFTLFLVVLMRAASQALNIVQSRQFTLVSKTITFEMRSKMIDKLGRISIRQYETKGSGGINAHLITDIETIDQFVGSTLAKFVISFLTVIGTAIVLLWLDWRLGLFILLVNPIVIYFSRKLGSMVKHLKRKENHSFEIFQNRLVETLDGIYQLRAANKEREFLQQLKESANQVRVDADKYAWQSEAAGRVSFLLFLIGFELFRAVAMLMVMFSDLTIGQIFAVFGYLWFMLSPVQELLGIQFSWYSAKAALKRINDLLELEEEDRPVSKVNPFNETREVDVKIEHVDFSYHNENKVLDDLSLHIPAGKKVALVGASGGGKSTLIQLLIGVYRQNAGSIRFNDELTEDIGFEVIRDKIAVVLQQPILFNDTLRHNLTLGGHFDEMSLWRALEVAQLQDVISQLNHGLDTQIGRNGIRLSGGQRQRLAIARMVLSNPQFVILDEATSALDTATEAALHKALTEFLRGRTTLIVAHRLSAVKQADLIYVLEDGKVTQTGTHGELVEQEGLYQTLYGGIQSQA from the coding sequence ATGATTCCGAAAAATGACACTATTAGCCGTTCTTGGTTGATAACACAAGTTAAAAAGCACAAGTCCAAGCTGATTTTAGCGAACTTGATTGCTATTGTGGCGACCTTGATTAGTGTTCCAATCCCTCTTCTTATGCCATTAATGGTTGATGAAGTGCTATTGGACAAACCTGCCTCTGGTCTTTCTGCCATGAACGCTGTGCTTCCTGAAGCGTGGCATACCCCAACTGGATATATCTTTTTCACGCTTTTTTTAGTTGTGCTCATGCGCGCAGCCAGCCAAGCGTTGAACATTGTTCAAAGTCGTCAATTCACACTGGTATCGAAAACCATTACGTTTGAGATGCGCAGTAAAATGATCGACAAATTGGGTCGAATCAGTATTCGTCAGTACGAAACCAAAGGCAGTGGAGGAATTAACGCCCACCTTATTACTGATATAGAAACCATCGATCAATTTGTTGGTTCGACACTCGCAAAGTTTGTTATCAGCTTTTTGACCGTCATCGGCACCGCTATCGTTCTGCTTTGGCTAGATTGGCGTCTGGGCTTATTTATTCTGCTCGTAAACCCTATTGTCATTTATTTCTCTCGCAAACTTGGCAGTATGGTCAAGCATCTCAAGCGTAAAGAAAACCACTCGTTCGAAATTTTCCAAAACCGACTGGTAGAAACGTTGGATGGTATTTACCAGCTGCGCGCTGCCAATAAAGAGCGCGAATTTCTTCAGCAGCTAAAAGAGAGCGCCAATCAAGTCCGCGTCGATGCTGACAAATACGCCTGGCAATCAGAAGCGGCTGGTCGAGTTTCTTTCTTGCTCTTCTTAATCGGTTTTGAATTATTCCGTGCGGTTGCCATGTTAATGGTGATGTTTAGTGACCTAACAATTGGCCAAATTTTCGCTGTATTTGGTTATCTATGGTTTATGTTGTCCCCTGTTCAAGAGCTTCTTGGAATACAATTCTCTTGGTATAGCGCAAAAGCTGCATTGAAACGTATTAACGACCTTCTAGAGTTGGAAGAAGAAGATAGACCTGTCTCGAAGGTGAATCCTTTCAACGAAACACGCGAAGTCGATGTAAAAATCGAGCATGTGGATTTCTCATATCATAATGAGAACAAAGTGTTGGATGACCTGTCGTTACATATTCCAGCGGGCAAAAAAGTTGCGTTAGTGGGCGCGAGCGGCGGTGGTAAATCAACACTGATTCAACTGCTAATTGGTGTTTACCGACAGAACGCAGGTAGCATTCGTTTTAATGATGAGTTAACAGAAGATATTGGCTTTGAAGTGATCCGCGACAAAATTGCCGTGGTATTACAGCAACCTATACTATTTAACGACACCTTGAGGCATAATCTGACGCTCGGTGGTCACTTTGATGAAATGTCTTTGTGGAGAGCGCTCGAAGTTGCTCAATTACAAGATGTGATTTCTCAACTTAACCACGGTTTGGATACGCAAATTGGCCGCAACGGGATTCGTTTATCCGGCGGACAACGCCAACGCCTAGCGATTGCACGTATGGTGTTAAGCAATCCTCAATTTGTTATTTTAGATGAAGCCACGTCTGCGCTCGATACTGCAACAGAAGCTGCACTACATAAAGCGCTAACAGAATTCCTACGTGGTCGAACAACCTTAATCGTCGCGCACCGTCTATCGGCAGTAAAACAAGCAGATTTGATCTATGTGCTTGAAGATGGGAAAGTGACACAAACAGGAACCCATGGTGAGCTCGTTGAGCAAGAAGGCTTATATCAAACCTTGTACGGGGGCATTCAGTCCCAAGCTTAA